CGCGCTCGGCACCATCGACCCAGTGCTCCTCGCCAACGCGAGCTTCAGCCTCTCGGCCCATGGCGCAGGCGTCTATGGCGACTACTCATTGGTCTCGGTCCGCGCAGCTGCCTTGCGGGTGCAGGACATCATCACCCGCATCGGTGAGACCGAAGACCTGCACGAGGCCATCGCACTCAACACTTACGCCCGGGCCGAGCTTGCCCGGCTGGTCGCGATCCGGACCCGGATCAAGGCCGCCCACACCCAGCCCCTCAGCGAGGAACAACTCGCCATGGCCGCCGCCCAAGCCGCCGAGCGGCAGTTCATGGATTTCACCTTGGAGAGTTTGCGATGATCCGGCGCTTGCGCATTTCCCTCACCACCACCGCCGCGACCGTCGTGCTAGCCACCGCTCTTGCGGGTCCTGGCGCAGCACAGGGCGTGCCCACGGTCGACACCCAGAACATCGCCCAGGAAATCCGCCAGCTTCAGCAGATGCTGCAGGATTTCGGGATCCAGACCGATCTTCTGGACAATGCGCTGGCACAGCTCGACCTCCTGCAGCAGCAGTTCGATCAGCTCGAGGAGATGTATGCCTCGCTGACCGGGCCGCGCAGCATCCTCGGTCTCGCCATGGGCGGTGACCTCGACAATCTCCTGCAGGCCAATTTCGAAGACATCCCCGATCTGATCCGAGGCATCCAGGCGGGCGACTGGTCGAGCCTGATCGGCCCCAACGCGGGGCCCCTGCGCACGCAGATGGAACAGGCGCTTGCCAGTGCTGGCTTCGACGAGGACTCGCTGCGCGAAATCGCCACCAGCGGCAATCCCGGCGCGGAAGGTGTCGCGACGCGGGCCACGACCGGTGCCGTGATGTCGGCGGCGGCCCAGAACAGCCACGCCGAGGCAGCGCAATCCCTCGAACGTGTCGAACAGCTTGTCGCGATGATCCCCGACATGGAGGACCTGAAGGCATCGATGGACCACAACACCCGCGTCACGGCGGAACTGGCCATCGCCATGACGCGGATGTGGGAACTTGAAGCCATCCAGACCCTCGGCGCAGGCAATGCGGGCGTGGTGGATGCCGCCACCGTCGCCGAAGAGCGCCGTTACATGGACTTCACCCTGCCGAGCCTCGCGCCATGAGCAAGGCCCCAGACATGACAGCAGGTATGAGCACGCGAGAACTCGTCGAGGAGGAACTGATCCATGGCGCACTGCGCCGGGAACAGCTCTGGCGGATGATCGGCCTCGGCGGTGCAGGTTTCGGCGTTTTTGGCTGCCTGGCGGCCGCGGCCGTCGCTCTGATGGTCGAGACGCCCCCGCCCGTCGTCGTGCCCTATGACCCCGCGACCGGTCTCGCTCTGCCGAACGCCACGGTGGAAACGGTCTCGCTGGCGGAGCGTCCCGCCATTATCGAGGCGCAGATCTACCGCTACATCCTTGATCGCGAGGCCTACAACCAAC
The Puniceibacterium sp. IMCC21224 DNA segment above includes these coding regions:
- a CDS encoding type IV secretion system protein → MIRRLRISLTTTAATVVLATALAGPGAAQGVPTVDTQNIAQEIRQLQQMLQDFGIQTDLLDNALAQLDLLQQQFDQLEEMYASLTGPRSILGLAMGGDLDNLLQANFEDIPDLIRGIQAGDWSSLIGPNAGPLRTQMEQALASAGFDEDSLREIATSGNPGAEGVATRATTGAVMSAAAQNSHAEAAQSLERVEQLVAMIPDMEDLKASMDHNTRVTAELAIAMTRMWELEAIQTLGAGNAGVVDAATVAEERRYMDFTLPSLAP